In Fusobacterium sp. DD2, one genomic interval encodes:
- a CDS encoding VacJ family lipoprotein — translation MKIKKYIFLFLVVLSFSLYANEYTEEQQAKIDKGMEYFNVYDPFETFNKKIYYFNYKFDKYIFLPTTRFYKAVTPVFVRKGVNNFFNNTKNISTAGNSLLQLKIKKTMRTIGLFTMNIAFGFGGTIDAASEFGMPKPYEDFGLTLAHYGVKKGPYLILPILGPSNFRDAIGTGVDTLINRNFYNESYLPDMNEPEVALLQGVNKRDHVPFKYYGTGSPFEYEYVRFLYQKYRELQSDIGTEVF, via the coding sequence ATGAAAATTAAAAAATATATTTTCTTATTTTTGGTTGTTTTATCTTTTTCTCTATATGCAAATGAATATACAGAGGAACAACAAGCTAAAATTGATAAAGGAATGGAATATTTTAACGTATATGATCCATTTGAAACATTTAATAAAAAAATATACTATTTTAACTATAAATTTGATAAGTATATTTTTCTACCAACAACAAGATTTTATAAAGCTGTAACTCCAGTCTTTGTAAGAAAAGGAGTAAACAACTTTTTTAACAATACAAAAAATATCTCAACTGCAGGAAATTCACTCCTTCAGTTGAAAATAAAAAAAACAATGAGAACTATTGGTCTTTTTACAATGAATATCGCCTTCGGATTTGGAGGAACTATAGATGCAGCTTCTGAATTTGGTATGCCAAAACCATATGAAGATTTTGGTCTTACATTAGCTCACTATGGTGTAAAAAAAGGCCCATATCTCATTCTTCCAATACTTGGTCCTAGCAATTTTCGTGATGCTATAGGTACAGGTGTGGATACTCTTATTAACAGAAACTTCTATAATGAATCATATCTTCCAGATATGAATGAACCAGAAGTTGCTTTATTACAAGGTGTCAATAAAAGAGACCATGTACCTTTCAAATATTATGGTACAGGTTCTCCTTTTGAATATGAATATGTACGTTTCCTATATCAAAAATACAGGGAGCTTCAATCAGATATTGGAACAGAAGTATTCTGA